One segment of Anastrepha obliqua isolate idAnaObli1 chromosome 3, idAnaObli1_1.0, whole genome shotgun sequence DNA contains the following:
- the LOC129240182 gene encoding probable malonyl-CoA-acyl carrier protein transacylase, mitochondrial, whose amino-acid sequence MLLRSTAAKLAFKTPIKTIFEGLGVRLSSQDAGNTNPEAPPQTNAPESSSTLSKKRSQMHLVNALENDLDERRTINPKETTIVLFPGQGAQYVGMAAQLMRFPSARSIFELANEVLGYDLLKLCIEGPLVKLNRTEYAQLAVMVSSLAALEQLREERPRAIDNCVATAGFSLGEITALVYAGALPFDKALRLVQVRANAMQAACDAVPSGMALVLYGPDTSIGTVCAKAQQWCLERGVESPYCGVANYMYPHCKVIAGNLDALKYIEVNAKALKIKRMKRLPVSGAFHTPIMQSAVEPFTNALKKIYVKDPLIRVYSNVDGKQYRNATHILRQLPKQIANPVKWEQTMHLMYERREGTDFPRTFECGPGKGLKQVLEKVNAKAANSAFNIEA is encoded by the exons ATGCTGTTAAGAAGTACCGCAGCGAAACTTGCGTTCAAAACGCCTATTAAAACTATATTTGAAGGTTTAGGAGTACGATTAAGCAGCCAAGATGCCGGCAATACGAATCCAGAGGCTCCTCCACAGACGAATGCACCAGAATCATCATCTACCTTGTCGAAAAAGCGTTCTCAAATGCATTTGGTAAACGCCTTAGAAAATGATTTGGATGAGCGCCGTACTATCAATCCTAAAGAAACCACCATTGTATTGTTTCCCGGTCAAGGTGCACAGTATGTTGGTATGGCGGCGCAATTGATGCGATTTCCCTCAGCCCGATCTATATTTGAATTAGCAAATGAAGTTTTGGGTTATGATTTGCTGAAGTTATGTATTGAGGGACCTCTCGTCAAACTTAACCGAACTGAGTATGCACAATTGGCGGTGATGGTGTCGTCTTTGGCCGCATTGGAACAACTGCGCGAAGAAAGACCACGTGCTATTGATAATTGTGTTGCGACTGCCGGCTTTAGTTTGGGCGAGATTACAGCGTTAGTGTACGCAGGTGCATTGCCATTCGATAAAGCCTTACGACTGGTACAAGTTCGTGCTAATGCAATGCAGGCGGCATGCGATGCTGTGCCCAGTGGGATGGCTTTGGTGCTGTATGGACCAGATACTTCAATTGGAACTGTGTGCGCAAAAGCGCAGCAATGGTGCTTGGAGCGTGGCGTTGAATCGCCATACTGTGGGGTCGCGAACTACATGTATCCTCACTGCAAAGTAATAGCGGGGAATTTGGATGCACTGAAATATATCGAGGTGAATGCGAAGGCTCTGAAAATTAAGCGTATGAAACGACTTCCTGTGAGTGGTGCTTTTCATACGCCCATTATGCAATCAGCAGTTGAACCCTTTACAAATGCACTAAAGAAAATCTATGTAAAGGATCCGCTTATTCGAGTATATTCAAATGTGGATGGTAAGCAGTACCGCAATGCAACGCATATATTGCGCCAACTCCCTAAACAA ATTGCAAATCCAGTAAAATGGGAACAAACTATGCATTTAATGTACGAGCGCCGTGAAGGGACCGACTTTCCACGCACTTTCGAATGCGGTCCAGGCAAAGGACTCAAACAGGTACTCGAGAAAGTAAATGCCAAGGCGGCGAATTCAGCGTTTAACATCGAAGcgtag